In Micromonospora sp. LH3U1, one genomic interval encodes:
- a CDS encoding NAD-binding protein, producing the protein MVEPWRDRARRAVDWNWRLRSAGDPRPHYVICGRDALAYYVARAMLESDLPDGGARVTVVVPERYRSNGPDVAGLRGLRVVRSDRLDVATFEAAGLAGAAGLALLHQDDVGNLYAALCAQAVDQRVRQVLRMFNGTLADGVRKLLKAPVEVLSDAEMAAPAFVAAALGEVDSSSFQHRDKTLRVARRADVREQDVVCALAHITAQGVELLPDEWVPADLVLAEATGQPPGTEVAARRLVRARRRRRPMEVLLRAVRGFATRKIGIAVMLVLAVIAVLGALISRAEGVSPAEALYLTLVTTLSGADPDTHKAASAQIMQVVLNLAGLALIPLITAVVVDGIVNARLALHTGRSQPARMGHVVVIGLGNVGTRVMAQLREYDVEVVAIDKNPEPRGAALARQLEVPLIVGDAALPETLVAASVADCQALVVASTDDVANLEAALAARDLRGDLRVVLRLFDGDFAERVEETFALGVSRSVSYLAAPAFIGALTERAVITTIPVDRHALPVAEVPVAAGSGLDGRPLEAVSRNGQVRLIARTPAGGGKTIWWKDLDPRQVISAGDRLTVVARRRGLDWLTRQCAPPVRTGPVPRPAGSVHIGEPTPTAAPTVVRGPADWEVAASAPGAAHPVPPAVGAPSATSGGPPEDIELTRQRDGTSEVS; encoded by the coding sequence ATGGTGGAGCCGTGGCGGGACCGGGCGCGACGGGCGGTCGATTGGAACTGGCGGCTGCGGTCCGCTGGTGATCCGCGTCCGCACTACGTGATCTGTGGGCGGGACGCGCTCGCCTACTACGTGGCTCGGGCGATGCTCGAATCCGACCTGCCGGACGGTGGTGCTCGGGTGACCGTGGTGGTTCCGGAGCGCTACCGCAGCAACGGGCCGGACGTGGCCGGGCTGCGCGGGCTCCGGGTGGTCCGCTCGGATCGGCTGGACGTCGCCACCTTCGAGGCCGCCGGCCTGGCCGGGGCGGCCGGGTTGGCCCTGCTGCACCAGGACGACGTGGGCAACCTGTACGCCGCGCTCTGCGCGCAGGCCGTCGACCAGCGGGTCCGTCAGGTGCTGCGGATGTTCAACGGCACCCTCGCCGATGGGGTCCGCAAGCTGCTCAAGGCGCCGGTCGAGGTGCTCTCCGACGCTGAGATGGCCGCTCCCGCGTTCGTCGCCGCGGCGCTCGGCGAGGTCGATTCGAGCTCCTTCCAGCATCGGGACAAGACGCTGCGGGTGGCCCGCCGGGCCGACGTCCGGGAGCAGGATGTCGTCTGCGCGCTGGCGCACATCACCGCGCAGGGTGTGGAGTTGCTGCCGGACGAGTGGGTCCCGGCCGACCTGGTGCTGGCCGAGGCGACCGGCCAGCCGCCGGGCACCGAGGTCGCCGCTCGCCGGCTGGTCCGGGCCCGCCGTCGGCGTCGCCCGATGGAGGTGCTGCTGCGCGCGGTACGCGGCTTCGCCACCCGCAAGATCGGCATCGCGGTGATGCTGGTGCTCGCGGTGATCGCGGTGCTCGGCGCGTTGATCTCCCGGGCCGAGGGTGTCTCTCCGGCCGAGGCGCTCTACCTGACGCTGGTCACCACGCTCAGCGGCGCGGACCCGGACACGCACAAGGCGGCCAGCGCGCAGATCATGCAGGTGGTGCTCAATCTCGCCGGGTTGGCGCTGATTCCGCTGATCACCGCCGTGGTCGTGGACGGCATCGTCAACGCGCGGCTGGCCCTGCACACCGGCCGCTCGCAGCCCGCCCGGATGGGGCACGTCGTGGTGATCGGGCTCGGCAACGTGGGGACCCGGGTGATGGCCCAGTTGCGCGAGTACGACGTCGAGGTGGTGGCGATCGATAAGAATCCGGAGCCGCGTGGCGCCGCCCTGGCCCGCCAACTGGAGGTGCCGCTGATCGTCGGTGACGCGGCGCTGCCGGAGACTCTGGTCGCCGCGTCGGTGGCCGACTGTCAGGCGCTGGTGGTGGCGTCCACCGACGACGTGGCCAACCTGGAGGCGGCGCTCGCTGCCCGGGATCTCCGTGGCGACCTGCGGGTGGTGCTGCGGCTCTTCGATGGTGACTTCGCCGAACGGGTCGAGGAGACCTTCGCCCTCGGAGTCTCCCGGTCGGTCTCCTATCTGGCTGCCCCGGCCTTCATCGGCGCCCTCACCGAACGCGCGGTGATCACCACGATCCCGGTCGACCGGCACGCGCTGCCGGTGGCCGAGGTGCCCGTCGCCGCCGGCTCCGGGCTCGACGGCCGGCCGCTGGAGGCGGTCTCTCGGAACGGGCAGGTCCGGCTGATCGCCCGGACCCCGGCCGGCGGTGGCAAGACCATCTGGTGGAAGGACCTCGACCCCCGACAGGTGATCTCCGCGGGTGACCGGCTGACCGTGGTCGCCCGCCGCCGCGGCCTGGACTGGCTGACGCGGCAGTGCGCCCCGCCTGTCCGTACGGGCCCGGTCCCTCGGCCGGCCGGGTCGGTCCACATCGGGGAGCCCACCCCAACGGCGGCGCCCACCGTGGTGCGGGGGCCCGCGGACTGGGAGGTCGCCGCCTCCGCGCCCGGCGCGGCACATCCCGTTCCTCCCGCCGTCGGCGCTCCCTCAGCAACCAGTGGCGGGCCACCGGAGGACATTGAGCTGACCCGCCAGCGCGACGGGACCAGCGAGGTGAGCTGA
- a CDS encoding MSMEG_6728 family protein encodes MQTFLPYPDFLASARALDQKRLGKQRVEAIQVLRGLTRPGYGWRNHPAVKMWAGYEEALTRYGLDMCAVWTEPGRADTCATTMTVDLAAACGAGVVRTQDELARAGELPPWLGRDDLHLSHRSSLLRKDPTHYRPIFGDDVPGDLEYVWPGSDRTRRCLPPD; translated from the coding sequence ATGCAGACCTTCCTCCCGTACCCGGACTTCCTGGCCAGCGCCCGCGCGCTGGACCAGAAGCGGCTGGGCAAGCAGCGGGTGGAGGCCATCCAGGTGCTGCGTGGGCTCACCCGACCCGGGTACGGCTGGCGCAACCACCCGGCGGTGAAGATGTGGGCCGGGTACGAGGAGGCGCTCACCCGCTACGGGCTGGACATGTGCGCGGTCTGGACCGAGCCGGGGCGGGCCGACACCTGCGCCACCACGATGACCGTGGACCTCGCCGCCGCCTGCGGAGCCGGTGTCGTACGGACGCAGGACGAACTGGCCCGGGCCGGTGAGCTGCCACCGTGGCTGGGCCGCGACGACCTGCACCTGAGCCACCGCTCGTCGCTGCTGCGCAAGGACCCGACGCACTACCGCCCCATTTTCGGCGATGATGTGCCGGGGGACCTGGAGTACGTCTGGCCCGGCTCGGACCGCACCCGCCGCTGCTTACCGCCCGACTGA